One Oncorhynchus keta strain PuntledgeMale-10-30-2019 chromosome 34, Oket_V2, whole genome shotgun sequence genomic window, CTTTGTGGAGCTCTGCTTCTCTGTCTAAATTTGGCATAGCTATCGCTGGTTTCCCATCCTCTAGAGGGAGCTCTATCACAGGCACAGCACCCACTGAGGATACACTGCTGCTCCTACCACTAAGAGCCTGCTCTCTAGTCACTGTGGGCTTGCCCAGGCAGCTCCTAAGTTGAGCCCAGAAGAAGGTCTGCTGCTTGGCTTGCTGGGGCCACTCTAGGTACGTTTTGGTGTACAGCATCTTCTTGAGCTTACAATACTTGCTGGGCAGAGATTCAGGGTCGATGGGCTCTTTCACCACCAGAATAACATCGCTGAAGGTCTTGCCGATGGCTCTTTGCTGGGCAAAGTAGAGCTCGTAGTTGCACCAATCGCTGTTCACAAAGTGGTGTGACAACACAAATATGACCTGGATTAGGAAACAAAAAATTCAGAGGATAGGGTGTATTCATTTAGGCAAATTCACAGTGCAGGAATCAGGATACAAACctaaacaaaacatacatcttACATTTTGGGTTGTTCAATTGACATTTTATAATTAAAAGTCTAGTACTATTTACTTGTTAAAACACCTCTAACTTGTCTTGGTGGGTCCTCACCCTTACCTTTTCGCTGCTCTCAATATTTTCAATGATGTTGTCGATGATCCACTTTCCTGGCATGAAGTCTCTCTCGTGGATACAGAGTCGGTAGGGGGGCTTGCTGTTCTCCAAGCAGGGCAACAACtggtccctgacccagtctgcaTCTGGGTGGCTGTAGGAGATAAAGGCATGGTAAACATAGATCTGTGATTTTCCAGATGCTCCTTCCTGGTGAGCCCTGTATTTGGCTCTGAGGATCTGATATGTGGCTTTGATGTACCAGGGAACATTGAATATGTAGCATATAAGCATCAACACTAAAACCACAGCTGCAGTAGTAGCCACACAGATGATGATGACCAGTCTGATATCGCAGGCCATGTGACCTGGGAAGAAATTTGCCACAGCGGTATTGAGCAGGGCCTCTGGATGGTAACACTTGTAGTTCTCTGGCCAGTCAGTGATGTTGACTTTCCCCTTGGAAATTGTGTCCTGGATGAAGGCATGGAGGTCGCAGGTGCAGTGGAATGGGTTGTTCCCCGCCGTCAGTCGAGACAGCTGGGGCATGTCCTGGAAGGAGCCCATGCTGATGAGCCCAAAGGAGTTCCCATCCAGAGCCAGTGACTGCAAGGAGTGACTTCTCCACCCAGAGGGGATGAACTTGATCTTGTTCCCATTGAGCAGGAGCTCCTTGAGGCTGATGGTTTGTTGGAAGTAGGCCATGTCCAGCTGGTCCAGGTCACAGTACGAGAGGTCCAGGAATTGTACTGTGGTGGGCAGACACTGGAGGACACCACTTTCGAAGCGGTTGTGGTGAGCGATCAACAGGGTGATGTTCTGCATCCAGTTACAGTTGCGACTCTTCTCAGCAGAGCCCAGCATGTTGTGGCTGACATCCAGGACCTTCAACTGTTTGAACTCCCTGGTCAGGGAGGCTAAGTCCTTAAGGCTGGTCAGTTGGTTGGTGCTGACATTGAAGGAACGAAGAGCCGGCATGGTGCCCCTGTAGTCGCATCTCTGGTTGAAGAGGATGTTGTCCTGCAGGCGGTTGTTTGAGATGTCCAAAACCTCCATGTCTTCCATATTAAGCCAGGCATCGCAAGGCACAGAGTTGAAGTTGACATTCTGGATGGACAGCAGTCGGACTTTGTTGAACCATGTGAAGCGCCAGTCAAATCGCAAAATGTCTGGATTACTGATGTGCCTGAGGAGTAAGcaagaaaaaaatgtaatcatGAAAAAAACATGGTCAAGATGATGTGGTCAAGATGATAACATAATTGGTAATTTCCCAATACATAGATATGAAAAAAGATTTCAATTGATGAAAAAAGTACACTTGTGACTAGGAACCTGTATTTGTTTTTGCGTCTTCTGGGTAGAAATGTCTGCATAGTGCTTTTGTAATTTAACAGAGTAGAATAAGATATGCTTACCACAAATTTAGTCTACTCAGTGCAAGGTCTTTGATACTGGATCCCAAGCCATTATCCAGAAAGTTGGGCGAGCGAGCAAAGTCAATGTATTGAAGTGTCAGACGTTTAAGGGGGGTGACCTGTAGATTAAATAGGGCCATCCTCATAAGGTTCTCATTGAATTTTCCACGGTGAAAGATGAGCGAATCTACTTTGATGTCTTGCAAGCCTCTGAAAATATCCTCATCTCCCATGTAATACATAAACTCAAAGAGGTTCCTGAATTGGATGAGACTGAAAGTCTTGTTGGCCAAGTCTCGTAGAATCAAAGGTAGGAAATTCGGCTTCCTATCTATGGCCATGTCAAAACCCATTCTACCTGTCTGAATTACCTTCAGACTACCCGGCTCATAGTAACTGATGTTTGATGAAGTTTTAATGGCAAAGTCCTGCAACTGAATGTTCCTCAATGCCTGGAAGTCCCCTTTCCTTAGACCCTTGACCAAGGGGCCGCCCATGGACAGGGCCTTGAGGTGGGTCAATCTGGAGAAAGCGTCAGCTGACAATGTGGCCTGGGTGTAAAGGTTATTCGACATAAGGAGTTCCCTTAGATTGAAGAGGTCCTGCAAGGCGTTGGCAGGGATTTCCTCTAGGGAGTTGTTAAAGATGTTAAGATGCTCCAGGAGGGGGTTGTTGTGGAAGGCACGGTCCTCAATCACAGAGATGTTGTTGAACTGCAGCTCGAGGACACGAAGATGAGGTAGGCGAGAAAAGTAATTAACACGAATGGCATGAATTTCATTGTAGGAGAGATCTATACTTTCAAGCGTGGAAGGGAGGTGCTTCCATGGAACATGATCCAGTTGCTGACCAAGGCAGTTTGCGGAGCGACCAGAGTTGTAGATTTGACAGGGGCCTCTCTCATCATTTGAAGCAGGGGTTGGTGAGGCAAGGGCCACAAGAAGTGGCAGACTAAACCACACAAAACCCAGTAGAATCATTGTGTGCATGCACATTTTCGATCTGTAAAGGAATGAAAAAAATCTGTCAAGTTTAACAAATTACAAGATTGACAAGATTGTTAACAAACATCTATTACATTCTCTAGGGCTTTATCATTGACGTTTgactatagtctcctctttacgTCCTTCAATCCTCTATTGCAACTAGAGGAAATAGGGAGGAATAAAATGGATTTCACTCTGATGTTACCAGTATTTATGTCTGTGCCCAACATTACCCACACATTTCTGTTTCAAAGCCAAGAGAAGAGATTTGTTAAATATCGCCATGACACTCTTATCTATGGATACATGTTTACATCCATGTTTACCATCACTGTCATGATTATTACAGGTTGAATATTAACATGCTTGCACTGAAGAATGGTCCAACAGTGTGCATCTTTGAAGTTAGGCTTTAGTGTAGAAGTCAGCAAAGTATTGATAAAATAGTCAAAAAGCAACCAGATCAAGAATACCAACAACCAATAATGTCCTACCTATAATGTATAGTTCTCGCTTTGTGGGCAATAGAATTAGAAAATGGCAACTGAACGTGAGATTTCTCAACACGGACCGGACCGTATGGTCAGTTCTGGCATTCACATCAACTGATCTATTGACTTAATTCCGACTACTTTTGTGGTGTTGGGAAGTGAAATGCTCAAATTTCCATAGCAAAACTAATAAAGGATATATGCCATTCTAAGTAGGCTGTTACCTGGATCCAGATTAAACCTATTTCTGGGCTAAAATGCATGCTCAATGGAGAACCTTTAAAGTATTCCTGTGACTAGTAAATTTAAAGATGCATCTTTTAAAAGCGTGTAACTGTACCTGTTAGTGGAGGTGATGCTGTTATCTGTTCAAGACCAGCTGATATGTTGATATGCCTTACACAAGGGACTGAACTGCTTCATCCCCCTTTACTGAAATTAAAATTCCTATTGCAGACTAATTCTCATGGCTGAATGTTTCTACTAACTCTCATAAGACACAGTACTCTGCTCATGGCTGTTAGGTACAATCCCCCAAGTTCTCATAATCCTTTCCTTTATTTATACTGCAAACCAAGGGTAAGTCACTGTTTTGGCATTACCTTCACGTCGGCAATAAATGTTATTACAATGTAGAACAAACAGTTTTAATAAAATTGTATCCAGTGAGTGGCAAGAAAGGAGTAAACATTCATGTCATGAACAAATATGCTCTGGCTGCAGATGTACTGCTTCCTTACATTTACACCTGACTGATCACCTACAGCACACTTTCTTCACCAATATTTAAGAAAATAACTGATTGTCATAGATGACATATTCTAACATCTCATCAAATATGTCAGTGAACCCTTTGATTGTTGTCCTATagcccagtggttcccaaactttggGGCGCGGCCCCTAGGCTGAACTCAGTCCGGCTttaaacttactcttgaaagttgtaatagtacaTGATGCAATTGcaaaattgggtagtgcatcacCAGTTCCTCTTTTAATGTTAGTCATTGCATACATtggagagctatttataacttgtcagaaatgtccagatcaactagcacATGTCAGCTAATGTTTTTTATTAAGGTTTTTTagcaatatatttaaaaaaatgcccATTGTAGTAATTTTTTTGTCACTCAAATATCagatgaatacacattagacatggcagAATGTATAGAATTACAGAACATTTattttaaaactgcaaaatgttcttTGCACACCATgacaaaatgagtagaattgcaggaaattctctccaccaacaagaggACTGTGAACAGCTAGTGTAGTGCTTGAGGCGTGGAATGTTCCCCAATGTTGGAAGGGGGGCCCCGAGTGAAAAAGTTTGGTAACCCCTGCTATAGCCTACAGTAAGTTTGGTATTCTAGCAATGTTTTATGATATTTTGAGTAATACCAAGGGATGAAAAATTTAatgaaaacattttattttcagaTGCCCTTGCTTTTCTCAATAAAGATTCtggattatatattttttaaatctttgGCATATTGTATTTTCTGATACCAAAATGTCGAAGGTATTCAGAGCCTCCACtttgtttactgtactgtatacatTGGGCAGCATATACATAGGCAATGGCTACTTCCTGGAGACCAGCAATTAAGACGGACCCTTTCAAACTTCAGGTCAGAGTTCTGCTCTTGATATAGAGCTTAATATTTAGATAATGAATTCCTTCTTTCTGCTGGAAGGGTCAATTTATGATGTTTATAATTCATTGGACAGTCTGTTAGACTGCTGTCTTGATCTTGATCTCCTTATCTGATGTGCACCGCCTCCACTGACATTCATATCTGGCAGGGTTCCTTGACTCATAAATATTTACTTACTGTGTGGGGTTGTTGTAATTTAACATAGAGGCAGTATGCCCTTCCTTGTTGCTATGCTACGTAGCATCTgcatgtaaaaataaataaaaaaacacataGCTTTATTGCACAATGATACCTACTGTACCCGTAGTTTAGAGAAGCTTATCGGTTATCTAGCCAAGACTGATAGCTATTCCTACAAATGAAGAAAAGATAACAAACATTTCAATAATATTGATTCAGTAAAATGCCTCACATGCATATGACCCCATGACAAAACCATAACCCAGCATAATGACCACCATAAAGCATAGGCCAATCATGAAATGGTTCAATATTAGTATTTATCAATCTTATTGTTATTGTACCAGGAACCCAGGACAATATGGTCTTCCTCCATTAAAAACTGCTTAGATTAACACTAGACCTTGCAGAGTGATTAAATCAATATCAGCCTACTATAACTGAGTAATTTATTAATGTCTCACGGACCAATGTCAGACCGGATGGTAAATATGACACAATGAGTGGCTGATGAGAAGGATTTTTTACAGAAAGTAGGAGCTTCCTTCTAAAGCCGGTCTATATTTTCTTAGTGTTACTACTTACCACCAGGTCAGAGCAGTCAACCCTGAGCTGTGTGCCTCTAACCTACATGTATAGAGTATTAATAGGCTACATGAACTCTGTTAGTTAGCCTGGTTAGCCATTAACTCACTGGTTGTGTGCTTCTGAATGTCTAATACTGTAATCAGACAACTTGCCAATCAAGATTGGTCACTCAAATAAGTAGTATATACTTTAGCTTCAGGGAAATTAACATCCGCAGCTAAGCAGTTTATTTAGACAAGCCAGGACAAATGTAAGGCTTAGTTTGGTGCCCAGAAAGCATGTCCAATCAACTTATAAAACCTATAAACCTATTTTAAACCTCGTACTCACCCACTTTTTTTTCatgtcatttttttatttcacctttatttaaccaggtaggcaagttgagaacaagttctcatttacaattgcgacctggccaagataaagcaaagcagttcgacagttacaacaacacagagttacacatggagaaaaacaaacatacagtcaataatacagtagaaaaataagtctatatacgatgtgagcaaatgaggtgagataagggaggtaaaggcaaaaaaggccatggtggcgaagtaaatacaatatagcaagtaaaacaaatatttaaaaaaagacaCATCCACATCCAGACACATTTGAGACACATCCAAATAAAACTGAGACAAAACAACTTCTGATAGACATAGCATCATATATTCAGCTGATAATATTTTCTCAGTAAACATTTCCACATACTTGCTTTATTGCCAATTAGCTATATTGCCTTCAAAGAAACCCCCAAGTTCAACACCAAAAGATAAATAATATCTGTTACCGGTATATCTGTTATCTGCTAAAGATAGCTTTCTATatcatatctactgtatatcatcTCAGGGATCTACAGTAAGTGGAATGAATGACAGTGGGTCATACCGTCAATAGAATGACAGTGGAGACAATGCAGTGAATTGATGTCTGACTGGTTCCATTTTGTCAATGATtccttgatgttgaccctcctgTCTTGGCATAATGACATCCTCCTAGTGACATAGGCCTACTGAACCCTACGTATCGTCAAAGCGTCTTTGTATGGGAATTACATTGATAAGCATCAGTCCAGCTCTGTAGTAATGCTATTGCTTCACTTTTCAGTAACAATGTTCAGGAGTGGCCATGCCTTGGCACAGAATCACAATGTAAGGCATTTCTCGTAATACTATTACTGTATGGGCACAATGAGTCTCAATGTTCAAAAGACTGCATGTGAAAACGAGTTTTAAAGTTTCCACTTCTTATATATAACCAGGGTTGGGTATGTTACTTTCTAAATataatccgttacagttactagttacctgtccaaaattgtaatcagcaacgtaacttttggattacccaaactcagtaatgtaattgaTTACATTCTGATACTTTTAGATtgctttccccttaagaggcataaAAGAAagcaaaaatgtatgttaccaattgaaccacatatattgcaggataaatcaaagttaaagtttacatagctggccatatatggattttactttatgggttggttatgtagacttcttctaacccatcgctttctactacgTTTAATACCATTAAATTATAGCTTTGCATTAAAACCAAaatctatcagaattccagtcattccaattgATGTTATACCctttgatcttcaagaataggacatggaaatatggaagtatagattagccaagtAGTTTTACCTCAACATGACACCAAAACTAAGGACTTACtggccagccctactctgttgtttatgattgtgttgtcatgtaggactgattgggctcagtGATttgagttaaaaaaataaatgctgcgctcatggaatggcatgctttgaggactactgaaaagtgctatttacatgtgaaaaatgaatgcctgCTGCATTTGTTATAGacctattgtttacctttttgttggtgacactttgatatcttgatcatatacagctgtttaaagggcaaatccacagatgaaacaataacaaaatggtTCACCCtgcctgttttggtaaaaagctgatgGATGGGCCTAGAGAAATGTAACCGCTCTCAGattatggatgcaaggactgaccatccatgatataaaaAGTATTATTTTAATCAGGTTATgtggctatacagtgtttgtttacatttacaatgtttacaaacattggagtaaaacaagcatatattttgggttctcatggagtttgacagttgaactaaactcatgaggcatttgtaaattatattcttcaagaatcaatggatatattATATAATGTATAAGTACAAAAattgatgtagcaactacagattgcgcctttaagtctatcaaaagtgtgaaaatttgagcatgtgtccattaggccaatggatttttgtttttttatcagCATGGATTaaattgagcaataaaagccccacttttattccataggttTGGATCCACACTATGGagctgttgcaagagcgcatttttcactggctgcccactggtttcaaaaacaatgattgataggcagcttaaacgtattgaattcaaccattattgggttcaaataca contains:
- the tlr18 gene encoding toll-like receptor 18, producing MCMHTMILLGFVWFSLPLLVALASPTPASNDERGPCQIYNSGRSANCLGQQLDHVPWKHLPSTLESIDLSYNEIHAIRVNYFSRLPHLRVLELQFNNISVIEDRAFHNNPLLEHLNIFNNSLEEIPANALQDLFNLRELLMSNNLYTQATLSADAFSRLTHLKALSMGGPLVKGLRKGDFQALRNIQLQDFAIKTSSNISYYEPGSLKVIQTGRMGFDMAIDRKPNFLPLILRDLANKTFSLIQFRNLFEFMYYMGDEDIFRGLQDIKVDSLIFHRGKFNENLMRMALFNLQVTPLKRLTLQYIDFARSPNFLDNGLGSSIKDLALSRLNLWHISNPDILRFDWRFTWFNKVRLLSIQNVNFNSVPCDAWLNMEDMEVLDISNNRLQDNILFNQRCDYRGTMPALRSFNVSTNQLTSLKDLASLTREFKQLKVLDVSHNMLGSAEKSRNCNWMQNITLLIAHHNRFESGVLQCLPTTVQFLDLSYCDLDQLDMAYFQQTISLKELLLNGNKIKFIPSGWRSHSLQSLALDGNSFGLISMGSFQDMPQLSRLTAGNNPFHCTCDLHAFIQDTISKGKVNITDWPENYKCYHPEALLNTAVANFFPGHMACDIRLVIIICVATTAAVVLVLMLICYIFNVPWYIKATYQILRAKYRAHQEGASGKSQIYVYHAFISYSHPDADWVRDQLLPCLENSKPPYRLCIHERDFMPGKWIIDNIIENIESSEKVIFVLSHHFVNSDWCNYELYFAQQRAIGKTFSDVILVVKEPIDPESLPSKYCKLKKMLYTKTYLEWPQQAKQQTFFWAQLRSCLGKPTVTREQALSGRSSSVSSVGAVPVIELPLEDGKPAIAMPNLDREAELHKVVPQEIENLSVRGAEFYGQRPIHVAVASDKISQACSL